In the genome of Xanthobacteraceae bacterium, one region contains:
- a CDS encoding DsrE/DsrF/DrsH-like family protein, whose amino-acid sequence MKRKLLVVLANTDPRNGEELGAPFYHAAIAAAMDYEVDVVCTATAGKLMFKGVAEKIHVKPGHPKTVYEWIREAHDHGARFWACPANLDLFDVKESDLIPECSGMMGAADMIERIMGDEYRVMTY is encoded by the coding sequence ATGAAACGCAAACTCCTCGTCGTGCTGGCCAACACCGATCCTCGTAACGGCGAGGAACTCGGCGCGCCGTTCTACCACGCGGCAATCGCAGCTGCGATGGACTACGAGGTGGATGTCGTTTGCACCGCGACCGCGGGCAAGCTGATGTTCAAGGGTGTCGCCGAGAAAATCCACGTCAAGCCCGGCCATCCCAAAACAGTATACGAGTGGATCAGGGAGGCGCACGATCACGGCGCGCGCTTCTGGGCGTGTCCCGCTAACCTCGATCTGTTCGACGTGAAGGAGTCCGATCTCATCCCCGAATGCAGCGGGATGATGGGTGCCGCCGACATGATCGAACGCATCATGGGCGACGAATACCGCGTAATGACGTATTGA
- a CDS encoding glycine cleavage system protein H, which produces MPLVRGCNFPDHLLYDVEHHVWYAVGDDGLLRAGITVIGVALAREVLVFTPKRPGTEFEKDRALAIVESAKWTGSVRSAFDGTVVAVNESLKARPHIVNNDCYGKGWMVQLRPSAGNWREKLIAGTDVASAYEAWMEDTAFAGCGS; this is translated from the coding sequence ATGCCTCTCGTTCGCGGTTGTAATTTTCCGGATCACCTTCTTTACGACGTGGAGCATCACGTCTGGTACGCGGTAGGCGACGATGGCCTGCTGCGTGCGGGCATTACCGTTATCGGCGTAGCGCTCGCGCGCGAGGTGCTTGTGTTCACGCCGAAACGGCCCGGAACGGAATTTGAAAAGGACCGCGCATTGGCGATCGTCGAGAGCGCGAAATGGACCGGCTCGGTTCGCTCCGCATTCGACGGCACGGTTGTCGCAGTGAACGAAAGTCTCAAGGCACGCCCGCACATCGTCAACAACGATTGTTACGGCAAAGGCTGGATGGTTCAGCTACGTCCGTCGGCAGGAAACTGGCGCGAGAAACTGATCGCGGGGACAGACGTGGCGAGCGCCTACGAAGCGTGGATGGAAGATACTGCGTTTGCTGGTTGCGGTAGCTGA
- the selD gene encoding selenide, water dikinase SelD, producing MNAPVVRLTSLAHGGGCGCKLAPSVLQELLAGHPQAKPFAQLLVGAETSDDAAVWKLDDNTCIVATTDFFMPVVDDPRDFGRIAATNAISDVYAMGAKPIFALAILGMPLGKLPVEIVRGILEGGASVCADAGIPVAGGHSIDAPEPIYGLAVIGICKPEQVRRNTGAKPGDALILTKGIGVGVYSAALKKGILTGEQYAEMIATTTLLNRVGGEISSDADVHAVTDITGFGLLGHASEMAHGSNAKVVIFSGEVPYLAAARDLAQAGHVTGASHRNWSSYGASVKLPDGYSEWKQHLLTDPQTSGGLLVSCSASAADRLLKQIRAAGYPLAAIVGKVEAGEPVVQVVA from the coding sequence ATGAACGCACCTGTCGTACGTCTTACCAGCCTGGCGCATGGCGGCGGTTGCGGCTGCAAACTGGCCCCATCCGTGTTGCAGGAATTGCTGGCCGGTCATCCGCAGGCGAAACCATTCGCACAGTTGCTTGTCGGAGCGGAGACCAGCGACGACGCGGCAGTATGGAAGCTGGACGACAACACCTGCATCGTCGCAACCACCGATTTTTTCATGCCGGTCGTCGACGATCCCCGCGACTTCGGGCGCATTGCCGCGACCAATGCGATTTCCGACGTATACGCGATGGGTGCGAAGCCGATCTTCGCGCTCGCTATCCTCGGCATGCCGCTCGGAAAATTGCCGGTCGAAATCGTGCGCGGCATTCTCGAAGGTGGCGCGAGCGTTTGCGCTGACGCTGGCATTCCCGTCGCAGGCGGACACTCCATCGACGCACCGGAGCCGATCTACGGACTTGCCGTCATCGGCATTTGCAAGCCGGAACAGGTCCGGCGCAATACCGGCGCGAAACCCGGCGATGCGCTCATCCTCACCAAGGGCATCGGCGTCGGTGTCTACTCCGCCGCGCTGAAGAAGGGCATTCTCACCGGCGAGCAGTACGCCGAAATGATAGCGACCACGACACTGTTGAACCGTGTCGGCGGCGAGATTTCCAGCGATGCGGATGTCCATGCGGTGACCGACATCACCGGCTTCGGCCTGCTCGGTCACGCCTCCGAGATGGCGCATGGTTCGAATGCGAAAGTCGTGATCTTCAGCGGCGAAGTGCCTTACCTCGCCGCTGCGCGCGATCTTGCGCAGGCCGGTCATGTGACGGGCGCGTCTCACCGCAACTGGTCGAGTTATGGTGCTTCTGTGAAGCTTCCCGACGGCTATTCCGAGTGGAAACAGCACCTGCTGACCGATCCACAGACTTCCGGCGGCTTGCTCGTGTCCTGCTCCGCTTCCGCGGCCGACCGCCTGCTCAAGCAAATTCGCGCAGCGGGATATCCCTTGGCGGCCATTGTCGGAAAGGTCGAAGCGGGAGAGCCGGTCGTGCAGGTAGTGGCCTGA
- a CDS encoding transglutaminase family protein has translation MNEYLNPGEYIDSENSSIVRFAEQAVEGVKGEKARAIALYLAVRDSVSYDPYVDFSDRETVRASSVLAAGRGYCIGKASLLSACARAVGIAARPGYADVRNHMTSKKLRDLVDSDIFRWHSYAELLVGGKWVKCTPAFDSALCERAGLAPLEFDGVSDSLFHPYDPQGRKHMEYLLERGTYADVPFDTIMADFQRYYPRLMTNGSVQGDFKAEVETSG, from the coding sequence ATGAATGAATATCTGAATCCCGGCGAATACATCGACAGCGAGAACAGTTCCATCGTGCGCTTCGCGGAGCAGGCGGTGGAGGGCGTGAAGGGAGAAAAGGCGAGGGCAATTGCGCTTTATCTCGCCGTGCGCGACTCCGTCAGCTACGATCCATATGTCGATTTCAGCGATCGGGAAACCGTCCGCGCGAGCAGCGTGCTTGCGGCGGGCCGGGGTTATTGCATCGGTAAAGCTTCGCTGCTTTCAGCTTGCGCGCGTGCGGTCGGCATCGCCGCACGGCCGGGTTATGCCGACGTGCGCAATCACATGACTTCTAAGAAGCTGCGCGATCTCGTGGATAGCGATATTTTCCGCTGGCACTCCTACGCTGAGCTGCTTGTCGGCGGAAAATGGGTGAAGTGCACGCCCGCTTTCGACAGCGCACTATGCGAGCGGGCAGGCCTCGCGCCGCTCGAGTTCGATGGCGTGAGCGACTCGCTGTTTCATCCCTACGATCCGCAGGGCCGCAAACACATGGAATACCTGCTGGAGCGCGGGACATACGCCGACGTTCCGTTCGACACCATCATGGCGGACTTTCAGCGGTATTACCCCCGCCTGATGACGAACGGCTCCGTACAGGGTGATTTCAAAGCGGAAGTAGAGACTTCCGGCTAG
- a CDS encoding FadR family transcriptional regulator, translating into MVADAIEREIIQGRIRPGEPIGTESELVRQFGVNRSTVREGIRVLEQGGLISRDSSRRLFACGPHHNRLASRLSRALVLQEVTFRELYETSMVLELASIEQAVERATEKNIAELSENVAKTEAAIDDPARIAELNSEFHALIAKASQNRVLQLAREPTGLLFFPTTEVICRKVAEGALRMIEANRMMLKAIKARDKKSAILWMRRQVDDWRKGFERTGKTLDEAVDKSYLRAATR; encoded by the coding sequence ATGGTCGCCGACGCGATCGAGCGTGAGATCATCCAGGGCCGCATCCGTCCGGGAGAGCCGATCGGCACCGAGTCCGAACTGGTGCGCCAGTTCGGCGTGAACCGCTCCACCGTGCGTGAAGGCATCCGCGTGCTCGAACAAGGCGGCCTCATCAGCCGCGACTCCAGCCGTCGTCTGTTCGCATGTGGCCCGCATCACAATCGCCTCGCGAGCCGCCTGAGCCGCGCACTGGTGTTGCAGGAAGTAACGTTCCGCGAACTCTACGAGACATCGATGGTGCTCGAACTCGCTTCGATCGAGCAGGCTGTAGAGCGCGCAACCGAAAAGAATATTGCCGAGCTTTCGGAAAATGTTGCGAAGACCGAAGCGGCAATCGACGATCCGGCACGCATCGCGGAACTGAATTCCGAATTTCATGCGCTGATCGCGAAAGCATCGCAGAACCGCGTGCTGCAGCTTGCGCGCGAGCCGACCGGTTTGCTGTTCTTCCCGACTACCGAAGTGATCTGCCGCAAGGTTGCGGAAGGTGCTTTGCGCATGATCGAGGCGAACCGCATGATGCTGAAAGCAATCAAGGCGCGCGACAAGAAATCGGCGATACTCTGGATGCGCCGTCAGGTCGACGACTGGCGCAAGGGTTTCGAGCGAACCGGCAAGACGCTCGATGAAGCGGTGGACAAGAGCTATCTCCGCGCGGCGACGCGCTAG
- a CDS encoding enoyl-CoA hydratase/isomerase family protein, which yields MANEEQPVLLRNDGAVAHIRFNRPHVLNALNADCAYALLAACKSVAADTNNRVVVISGEGRAFMSGGDIGSFGKAMGETNDFFQRLIGVFHESMEILAGLPRPVLASLNGAVAGAGLSVAMIADLAIAADDAKFTLAYSRLGTSPDGSSSWSLPRIVGLRKAMEIALLSDVFDAQEAQRLGLVNKVVPAAMLAEETDKFAKRLASGPTFAYGQIKRLLRQSHLNSLHDQLASEGEAFVACSRTKDFAEGVAAFVGKRAPSFNGV from the coding sequence ATGGCGAATGAAGAACAGCCGGTGCTGCTGCGCAACGATGGCGCGGTCGCGCATATTCGCTTCAATCGTCCGCATGTGCTGAACGCGCTGAATGCCGATTGTGCCTATGCGCTGCTCGCGGCTTGCAAGTCGGTCGCAGCAGATACGAATAATCGTGTTGTAGTGATTTCCGGCGAAGGCCGCGCCTTCATGTCCGGCGGAGACATTGGTTCGTTCGGCAAGGCCATGGGCGAAACGAACGATTTCTTCCAGAGGCTGATCGGCGTCTTCCACGAGTCCATGGAAATTCTCGCGGGCCTGCCGCGGCCGGTGCTGGCTTCGCTGAACGGCGCAGTAGCAGGCGCTGGCCTCAGCGTCGCGATGATCGCCGATCTCGCAATCGCGGCGGATGACGCGAAATTCACGCTGGCTTATTCGCGGCTCGGCACCAGCCCGGACGGCTCATCCTCCTGGTCGTTGCCGCGCATCGTAGGTTTGCGCAAGGCGATGGAAATTGCGCTGCTCTCCGATGTATTCGATGCACAGGAAGCGCAACGCCTCGGCCTCGTGAACAAGGTCGTGCCCGCGGCCATGCTCGCGGAAGAAACGGATAAGTTTGCAAAGCGCCTCGCGTCCGGTCCTACGTTCGCTTACGGGCAGATCAAGAGGTTGCTGCGTCAGTCGCACCTCAATTCGCTTCATGACCAGCTTGCCAGCGAGGGCGAAGCCTTCGTTGCCTGTTCGCGCACCAAAGATTTTGCCGAAGGCGTTGCCGCTTTCGTCGGCAAGCGCGCTCCCTCGTTCAACGGAGTCTAA
- a CDS encoding ABC transporter ATP-binding protein, protein MGIGDDIPAADLAVRGVSLSFGGLKALTDVTFDVAPGAITAVIGPNGAGKTSLFNCISGFYKPQAGEIAFCGENINHMHAPERAKIGLARTFQNIALFQGMTVLDNIKLGRHAHMKTNILDAVWYFGRAQREELELRQEVEEKIIDFLEIEHIRDQPVASLAYGLRKRVELARALAMKPRILMLDEPVAGMNREETEDMARFILDVKEEWGVTILMVEHDMGLVMDISDQVVVLNFGQVIAKGKPAEVQNDPAVITAYLGAGDVADAVRRMGEKAA, encoded by the coding sequence GTGGGCATCGGCGACGACATTCCCGCAGCCGATCTTGCCGTTCGCGGCGTGTCGCTTTCCTTCGGCGGCCTGAAGGCGCTGACCGACGTGACGTTCGACGTTGCGCCGGGTGCGATCACGGCCGTGATCGGTCCGAACGGCGCAGGCAAGACTTCGTTGTTCAACTGCATTTCCGGTTTCTACAAGCCGCAGGCAGGCGAAATCGCGTTCTGCGGCGAGAACATCAATCACATGCACGCGCCGGAACGCGCGAAGATTGGCCTCGCCCGCACGTTCCAGAACATCGCGCTGTTTCAGGGCATGACCGTGCTCGACAACATCAAGCTCGGCCGTCACGCGCACATGAAGACCAACATTCTGGATGCGGTCTGGTATTTCGGCCGCGCGCAACGTGAAGAACTTGAACTTCGTCAGGAAGTTGAAGAGAAAATCATCGACTTCCTCGAAATCGAGCACATCCGCGACCAGCCGGTCGCCTCGCTGGCCTATGGCCTGCGCAAGCGCGTAGAGCTGGCGCGCGCGCTCGCCATGAAGCCGCGCATCCTCATGCTTGATGAGCCGGTTGCCGGCATGAACCGCGAGGAAACCGAGGACATGGCGCGCTTCATCCTCGACGTGAAGGAGGAGTGGGGCGTCACGATCCTGATGGTCGAGCACGATATGGGACTGGTCATGGATATTTCCGACCAGGTCGTCGTGCTGAACTTCGGGCAGGTGATTGCAAAGGGCAAGCCGGCCGAAGTGCAGAACGACCCGGCGGTGATCACGGCTTATCTCGGCGCCGGCGACGTTGCCGACGCCGTACGCCGCATGGGGGAGAAGGCGGCGTGA
- a CDS encoding branched-chain amino acid ABC transporter permease, translating to MDWLYIVEIVLAGLGSGSLLSLTGVAFVLIYKATKVVNLAVGEMLMMGAYFFLGFVSISFLPLWAAIVLAILAGGLLGGVVERLLIRPMLGESPISVFMVTVGLGSVLVGVVQLFWGSDQHTLPAFLPSRPVFLGPAVVAPKIAVSFVIASILIAFFLVIFRYWRGGVALRATATDQGAAYSCGINVPRVFSFAWIAAGMAAAAAGILIGSIGGLSPVMGVFGLSVLVAVIVGGLDSVLGALIAGLVIGVVEAVVGAQFGGEYKLMVTFSILVVMLMIRPYGLFGTTEIERL from the coding sequence ATCGACTGGCTCTATATCGTCGAGATCGTGCTGGCCGGCCTCGGCTCCGGTTCGCTGCTGTCGTTGACCGGGGTCGCCTTCGTGCTGATCTACAAGGCGACCAAGGTCGTGAACCTCGCCGTCGGCGAAATGCTGATGATGGGCGCTTACTTCTTTCTGGGGTTTGTCTCGATTTCGTTCCTGCCGCTCTGGGCAGCCATCGTGCTGGCGATCCTCGCGGGTGGATTGCTCGGCGGTGTGGTCGAGCGCCTGCTGATCCGGCCGATGCTCGGCGAAAGTCCCATCTCGGTTTTCATGGTGACGGTGGGCCTCGGCTCCGTACTCGTCGGCGTCGTGCAACTGTTCTGGGGCTCTGACCAGCACACGCTTCCCGCGTTTCTGCCGAGCCGCCCCGTCTTTCTCGGCCCGGCGGTGGTCGCCCCGAAGATTGCGGTGTCGTTCGTGATCGCGTCGATCCTGATCGCGTTCTTCCTCGTCATCTTCCGCTACTGGCGCGGCGGCGTGGCGCTGCGCGCTACCGCGACCGATCAGGGCGCGGCTTATTCCTGTGGCATCAACGTGCCGCGCGTATTTTCCTTCGCATGGATTGCGGCGGGAATGGCCGCGGCCGCAGCCGGCATCCTGATCGGCTCCATCGGCGGCCTGTCGCCGGTGATGGGCGTATTCGGCCTCTCGGTGCTGGTCGCGGTGATTGTCGGCGGACTCGACTCCGTGCTTGGCGCGCTGATCGCGGGCCTCGTTATTGGCGTCGTGGAGGCCGTCGTCGGCGCGCAGTTCGGCGGCGAATACAAACTCATGGTTACCTTCAGCATTCTTGTCGTGATGCTGATGATCCGGCCTTACGGCCTGTTCGGCACGACCGAGATCGAGCGGCTCTGA
- a CDS encoding branched-chain amino acid ABC transporter permease gives MRIGTAHQTYAQAESLLDSNVQRFMLAAFFILLAAFPYLASDYWIYLACLVGINIISVTGLNILTGFTGLVSLGHAAFMAVGAYTVALMEKHIGSPFVFNLIVAGGVAALIGMFVGIPSLRVKGLYLAVATIAAAIILHFVFAQWAFVGRTGGMNVTPAKLFGLELTRYWQVYWLIIPVAALAILAAANLFRTRIGRAFIAIRDRDISAEVLGIPLLRYKLLSFAISSFYAGVAGGLWAYMQRTVTPESFPLETSIFLLAAVIIGGMGSILGGILGAIFMTLVPDMLKIAVSWLTPVFPNAPALLAPVRTIVFGGLIIGFLLFEPKGLAEIWRRVRRFFHLWPFRK, from the coding sequence ATGCGTATAGGCACCGCTCACCAAACCTACGCGCAGGCAGAGTCGCTGCTCGACTCGAACGTGCAGCGTTTCATGCTGGCAGCATTCTTCATTCTGCTCGCCGCGTTCCCGTATCTGGCGAGCGATTACTGGATTTATCTCGCCTGTCTCGTTGGCATCAACATCATCAGCGTGACGGGCCTGAACATCCTGACCGGCTTTACCGGGCTGGTGAGCCTGGGCCATGCGGCGTTTATGGCGGTCGGCGCCTATACGGTCGCGCTGATGGAAAAACACATCGGCTCGCCGTTCGTGTTCAACCTGATCGTCGCGGGCGGGGTCGCTGCGCTGATCGGTATGTTCGTTGGCATTCCCAGCCTGCGCGTGAAGGGTTTGTATCTCGCGGTTGCGACCATCGCCGCCGCGATCATCCTGCATTTCGTGTTCGCGCAGTGGGCGTTCGTCGGCAGGACCGGCGGCATGAATGTCACGCCCGCCAAACTGTTCGGGCTGGAATTGACGCGCTACTGGCAGGTGTACTGGCTGATCATACCGGTCGCCGCGCTCGCGATCCTGGCTGCGGCGAACCTGTTTCGCACGCGCATCGGCCGCGCCTTCATTGCAATCCGCGACCGCGATATTTCGGCGGAAGTGCTCGGCATTCCGCTATTGCGTTACAAGCTGCTGAGTTTCGCGATCTCTTCGTTCTATGCGGGCGTTGCCGGCGGCCTCTGGGCATACATGCAGCGCACGGTAACGCCGGAGAGTTTTCCGCTCGAGACTTCGATCTTCCTTTTAGCTGCCGTCATCATCGGCGGCATGGGCAGCATCCTCGGCGGGATTCTCGGCGCGATCTTCATGACGCTTGTGCCCGACATGCTGAAAATCGCGGTGTCTTGGCTGACGCCGGTTTTCCCGAATGCGCCCGCGCTGCTCGCGCCGGTGCGCACCATCGTTTTTGGCGGTCTCATCATCGGCTTTCTGCTGTTCGAGCCGAAGGGGCTTGCCGAAATCTGGCGCCGCGTGCGCCGGTTCTTTCACCTGTGGCCGTTCAGAAAATAA